A single region of the Streptomyces sp. ITFR-16 genome encodes:
- a CDS encoding TetR/AcrR family transcriptional regulator: MVDAVVELWDGVRTRDPAWCRAQLMAAGRTLFAVYGYARTSVEDLCAKAQVEVRDFHREFESRESLLVDLYDEVAIGGMRAAEAELSEEGMETCPTEERVRRLFDAYVRAVTRDPQAARVAFVEVLGVSRQMDDHLTRWRSVWTEFLTHEAERARERGHGVDGDLTVVVKVLTRSVDELLAHHGRRPRQVPPAWLTSELTRLSMAMIGPAAGRSDGSD; encoded by the coding sequence GTGGTGGATGCCGTGGTGGAGCTTTGGGACGGAGTGCGGACGAGGGACCCCGCGTGGTGCCGTGCGCAACTGATGGCGGCGGGGCGCACGTTGTTCGCCGTGTACGGCTACGCCCGTACCTCCGTGGAGGATCTGTGCGCGAAGGCGCAGGTGGAAGTGCGGGACTTCCACCGGGAGTTCGAGTCGCGCGAGTCGCTGCTCGTCGATCTGTACGACGAGGTGGCGATCGGCGGGATGCGGGCGGCGGAGGCCGAGCTGTCGGAGGAGGGCATGGAGACGTGCCCGACGGAGGAGCGGGTGCGCAGGCTGTTCGACGCGTATGTGCGGGCGGTGACGCGGGATCCGCAGGCGGCGCGGGTGGCGTTCGTCGAGGTGCTCGGGGTGAGCAGGCAGATGGACGACCACCTGACGCGGTGGCGGTCGGTGTGGACGGAGTTCCTGACGCACGAGGCGGAGCGGGCGCGGGAGCGCGGGCACGGGGTGGACGGGGACCTGACGGTGGTGGTGAAGGTGCTGACGCGGTCGGTGGACGAACTGCTCGCGCACCATGGCCGCCGCCCGCGCCAGGTGCCGCCTGCGTGGCTGACGAGCGAGCTGACGAGGCTGTCGATGGCGATGATCGGCCCGGCGGCGGGCCGGTCCGATGGGTCGGATTGA
- a CDS encoding Scr1 family TA system antitoxin-like transcriptional regulator produces the protein MHTSGGGGGSAEMFGALLRHYRERAGLSQEGLGHKIGFSKSQVAMVERGQRPPKGDFTPQADAALGASGALIAAAAKLTFSRLASWFEPFAEEEGKARARYEYESSVMPGLLQTEDHARALFRGECPPLDDDEIEALVAGRLARQALLTRRPIPDISFVLELSAISRPIGGRGVHRAQLRHLLEVSRLRHVHIQVMSPQQETHVGLSGPFVLLETDDRRRLAYLEVQTRNFLVSEQPHLGDLFAKYGMLRTQALGVEESRELIEKMAEGL, from the coding sequence GTGCATACGAGTGGTGGCGGGGGCGGCAGCGCCGAGATGTTCGGGGCGTTGTTGCGGCATTACCGGGAACGGGCAGGGCTGTCGCAGGAGGGGTTGGGCCACAAGATCGGCTTCTCCAAGTCGCAGGTGGCGATGGTGGAGCGCGGGCAGCGCCCGCCGAAGGGAGACTTCACCCCGCAGGCAGACGCCGCGCTCGGTGCCAGCGGTGCACTGATCGCTGCCGCCGCGAAGTTGACGTTCAGTCGGCTGGCTTCCTGGTTCGAGCCGTTCGCCGAGGAAGAAGGGAAGGCCAGGGCGCGGTACGAGTACGAGTCCAGCGTCATGCCCGGACTGCTGCAGACCGAGGATCACGCACGCGCCTTGTTCAGGGGCGAGTGCCCGCCGCTCGATGACGATGAGATCGAGGCCTTGGTCGCCGGTCGTCTCGCCAGGCAGGCCTTGTTGACCCGCAGACCGATTCCGGACATCAGCTTTGTGCTGGAACTCAGCGCGATCTCTCGCCCGATCGGCGGACGAGGTGTGCACCGAGCGCAGCTCCGGCACCTTCTTGAGGTCAGCCGGTTGAGACATGTGCACATCCAGGTGATGTCGCCACAGCAGGAGACACATGTCGGCCTGAGCGGGCCGTTCGTCCTGCTGGAGACCGACGACCGGCGTCGACTGGCGTACCTGGAAGTCCAGACGCGGAACTTCCTCGTCAGCGAACAGCCCCACCTGGGAGACCTGTTCGCCAA
- a CDS encoding helix-turn-helix transcriptional regulator encodes MGDDELASVLTGVGPRLRALRTERGTTLAQLSETTGISLSTLSRLESGGRRPTLELLLPLAKAYGVQLDELVGAPDTGDPRVTFRPFKRHGMTFVPLTRHLGGVNAYKQVMPGATAPSGPVEQRVHEGYEWLYVLSGRLRLVLGDHDLVLTAGEAAEFDTHTPHWWGAAGPEPVEFLSLFGPQGERMHVRAKPTRGERG; translated from the coding sequence ATGGGGGACGACGAGCTGGCGTCGGTCCTGACGGGCGTCGGCCCTCGGCTGCGGGCGCTGCGGACGGAGCGCGGGACGACGCTGGCGCAGCTGAGCGAGACGACGGGGATCTCGCTCAGCACGCTGTCCCGCCTGGAGTCGGGCGGCCGCAGGCCCACGCTGGAACTGCTGCTCCCGCTGGCGAAGGCGTACGGGGTCCAGCTGGACGAACTGGTGGGCGCGCCGGACACGGGCGACCCACGGGTCACGTTCCGCCCGTTCAAGCGCCACGGGATGACGTTCGTCCCGCTGACGCGGCACCTGGGCGGGGTGAACGCGTACAAGCAGGTCATGCCGGGGGCGACGGCCCCGTCGGGCCCGGTCGAGCAACGGGTGCACGAGGGCTACGAGTGGCTGTACGTGCTCTCGGGCCGGCTCCGCCTGGTCCTGGGCGACCACGACCTGGTGCTGACGGCGGGCGAGGCGGCGGAGTTCGACACGCACACCCCGCACTGGTGGGGCGCGGCGGGCCCGGAACCGGTTGAATTCCTCAGCCTGTTCGGGCCGCAGGGGGAGCGGATGCACGTACGGGCGAAGCCGACACGAGGCGAACGTGGCTGA